In Selenomonas sp. TAMA-11512, a genomic segment contains:
- a CDS encoding AlwI family type II restriction endonuclease, with translation MAENIDIWLVGNTGLRSPNRIQEGFRVYAESSFVGNFRGRAGEIGFMNLLNERGIIHNETGKDASGSHARKWRLMFAKNGLIYPQLKKADGAQASLGTLDAITPFGRTFLMADTYPAMQECFLRAMSVAQFPLPEGGYFSPLRWVLALMLELERHTGSSEISRIEFALWVQTTTPQDDLSDVVDHILELRARRQHALSKKKFDRMEIAQRAEHYAKKSDNFLDYADMNMRYLRITGILQRRGRGLMILPTKHVLAEQLARSSVLEDSLLHAYQTLCAGAPLPTDDVPVARKLLDELQKLLKERHIAFEPPVPPLETAMQINIARQRLEQLLAQTDEVQYASRQCHAWREISDYMTLILGGGGKKIYDEDNAIEVPKDELPVYLEWVLWRAILAINHLTTMPYEVRGFKMDADFMPISTAGGGKGDLYSEFDDFAILTEVTISSSSRQEAMEGEPVRRHVSDAVLRWAPKPVYGLFIAVKIDTNTAETFRHGIWYTKEDARQELQIVPLTLAQYQQYFDAMFISGTATPMRVRELLHSCAEKRAEMDAPAWKRHIGHVVQRRTQELRSPYAYESPPMQEEADSFSPYGKE, from the coding sequence ATGGCGGAGAACATTGATATCTGGCTCGTCGGGAATACGGGACTGCGCAGCCCGAACCGCATTCAGGAGGGATTTCGCGTCTATGCGGAATCGTCGTTCGTAGGGAATTTTCGCGGGCGTGCGGGTGAGATCGGCTTTATGAATCTCCTGAACGAACGCGGGATCATCCACAATGAGACGGGCAAGGACGCATCCGGCAGTCATGCGCGCAAGTGGCGACTGATGTTCGCAAAGAACGGGCTGATCTATCCGCAGTTGAAAAAGGCGGATGGGGCGCAGGCATCGCTCGGTACACTGGATGCGATCACACCGTTTGGGCGCACTTTTCTCATGGCAGATACATACCCCGCGATGCAGGAATGCTTTCTCCGTGCGATGAGCGTGGCGCAGTTTCCGTTGCCCGAAGGCGGTTATTTTTCGCCGCTGCGTTGGGTGCTGGCGCTCATGCTCGAACTCGAGCGGCACACGGGCTCGTCCGAGATCAGCCGCATTGAGTTTGCGCTATGGGTACAGACGACGACCCCACAGGATGATCTTTCTGACGTTGTAGATCATATCCTTGAACTCAGGGCACGCCGTCAACATGCCCTGTCGAAGAAGAAATTTGACCGCATGGAGATCGCACAGCGCGCGGAGCACTATGCCAAGAAATCGGATAATTTTCTCGACTATGCGGATATGAATATGCGCTATCTCAGGATTACGGGCATCCTGCAGCGCAGAGGCAGAGGACTGATGATTCTGCCGACGAAGCATGTTCTGGCAGAACAGCTTGCGCGGTCATCGGTGTTGGAGGATTCGCTCCTGCACGCATATCAAACGCTGTGTGCCGGTGCGCCTTTGCCGACGGACGATGTTCCCGTTGCGCGGAAGCTCTTGGACGAACTGCAAAAACTCCTGAAGGAGCGCCATATTGCATTTGAGCCGCCTGTGCCACCGCTTGAAACAGCAATGCAGATCAATATCGCGCGCCAGCGGCTTGAACAGCTTTTGGCACAGACGGACGAAGTGCAGTATGCGAGCCGCCAATGCCATGCATGGCGTGAGATCTCGGACTATATGACACTCATTCTCGGTGGCGGCGGGAAAAAGATCTATGATGAGGACAATGCGATCGAGGTGCCAAAGGATGAGCTGCCCGTGTATCTTGAGTGGGTCCTGTGGCGTGCGATTCTTGCCATCAATCATCTGACTACGATGCCGTATGAGGTGCGCGGGTTTAAGATGGATGCGGACTTTATGCCGATTAGTACGGCAGGAGGCGGCAAGGGGGATCTCTACAGCGAGTTTGACGACTTTGCGATCCTCACGGAGGTCACGATATCCTCGTCCTCGCGGCAGGAGGCGATGGAGGGGGAGCCGGTGCGCCGCCATGTTTCCGATGCGGTTCTCCGATGGGCGCCAAAGCCGGTCTACGGGCTCTTCATTGCGGTGAAGATCGATACGAATACCGCCGAGACATTCCGGCACGGGATATGGTATACAAAAGAGGACGCGCGGCAGGAGCTGCAGATCGTCCCGCTGACGCTTGCGCAGTATCAGCAGTATTTCGACGCGATGTTTATATCCGGCACAGCGACGCCGATGCGCGTGCGCGAGTTGCTGCACTCCTGCGCGGAAAAGCGCGCAGAGATGGATGCGCCCGCG